TTTTGAGTTGGGGAATATTTAGGGAGAATGGttctaaaaataatgctcttaattgataaacttcctacaaagcttagtaaccatccatcgtcaacaaccacttgtcccgagcagggtcgcagcgggCTTAgccgggtgccttgtgatggactggcatcccgtcctgggtgtgtcccctccccctccagccttgcgccctgtgttgctgggttaggttctggtttacCGCAACCCAACTTGGgataagtgatttcagacagtgtgtgtactttctttctttaacaacatgtaaaacccttactgtaatactgtaactttttgcaaaaggaatgcttggaaacctaaaatatgctctttcccattgacgctaacacagaagacattaaatatcatctaaaacaaatatttttgtgaaacctCTGAGTGGCTAAGATGTTTTCACAGTACTGTACGCATTATAAGAATTTGAGTTGATTCGTTAtaatcagtttgtttttatgaataagCACATGATTTAACATTAATTTGAATCTTGGTGCTTTCGTATGGCACATTTTCTCATAAAAGGCTGCACTGTAAGAGCTGTGTTACTTACATAACCAGTGCTGCCTAAAGTGACATTCAGGCATCTTTTAAGGtgatatgtttaaaaatggaaaaaccagTAGTTGTGCTAAGATAAGATCAATGTGATTATTCTGAATGTGCCCCTGATTCCTACTGAGGCACGTTATATTGTCATGTTTGAAAGTAAGAATGAAGCCCTGACTAAGTATGGTTAGTATACTGTCagataacattttacattttgttcctttttaaGAAAGCATAGAAGTTGGTTTTTATGGAATTGTTCCTTTGCTGTACCTTTTAACATAACTGCATTTTTAAGTGTCACTTGTTGGATCTACTGCATTAAaggaaagtaaatatttaatatgcaaTCATACAAGTATCTTGAACTGCCACTGGCAAAGATTGGCTTTTTAAACTCTCTTAAGTAAACTGTAAAAACCACTTTAAAATTTCATAGGGGTATAATGGGGTCTATTTTTTCAGCATGCAGTGATTTGACTGccatataaaaatgaaaacagtcatGCCTCCAGGCTCACTTCAGCGTTTAAGCCTTTAGATTGTGCTGAAGCTTCTTGATATTCTTTCCAGCCCCCACAGGAAACAAAATGCTAAATGTCCAggtgaaatgaaatgttctttaCTGAAGAATACGCTCAACTGCTGTGTCCAAAAAGCTTATTTCAAACACTAAAATTGAGCAAAAATTTGGAATGCTGCTCTgcacttgacattttttttctggcataGTCATGATGTCTGTATTTCACGTCCAACAGATATCTGTAGTACTCCACCCTTTGTTCTTCTGCATTATTTCTGTCCACCATTGAATGTTCAGTATAGCCAACTGTAACTTCTCCTTCACAGGTCCGCAGCCTGTTATTTGCTGCTCCCCAACAGGTCCCCAGGTGTGCCCGCCACGTGTTAAACCAGGCCCTCCTGTACCTAGCCGCAAGAGGAAGAGGGCCCACACTGCGGCTGACTGCAGAGAGAAACAGACCTGTGGTGAGGGCCCAAGGCCGATCCAGTGACTTAAAGCCAGTAATGTCAGTTATAATTGTTCCCAGCCCTTGAAACAACCTGGAAAACACCAGAACCTTTTCTGTGCTTTAGTTTCTGTTTGTGGAACCCAAGGGTTAAGTATCTGAAATCTTCAACCTCTTTCGTCGTTCGTTACGCTGTTACCTGTATGACTGTTACGTGCAACTTTTTaacaagctttaaaaaaaaaaaaaaaaaatagtggtaTTGGtatgatttatttgaaatgtaataaagcaaATACAACGATATCTTTAAATTCTTGAATGATCTTTTTTTGCAGATATCCGCCTGCGGGTCCGTGCTGAGTATTGTCAGCATGAGTCAGCTTTGCAAGGTAATGTCTTCTCTAACAAGCAAGAGGCTCTGGAGAGACAATTTGAGAGGTTCAACCAGGCAAACACCATCTTGAAGTCCAGAGACCTGGGGTCTATCATCTGTGACATCAAGTTTTCAGAGCTAACCTACTTAGACGCTTTTTGGCGGGACTATATCAATGGCTCACTATTGGAGGCATTAAAGGGTGTCTTCATCACAGACTCACTCAAGCAGGCTGTGGGCCATGAGGCCATCAAGCTCCTGGTCAACGTAGATGAAGAGGACTACCAGGCTGGGAGACGTAAGCTGCTCCGGAACCTGGTCGCGGGCACAGGAGCTGGAGGGAGCAGAGAGCCTGCTTTGTTATAGGGCTTGTGTCTGTCTGGGAAAGATGGGGCAGAGGCACTGGTCCCATGCAAGTGTCTCAGATAAGGGACAAGTAGGATGTACAAAGATCATAACTTGGGAATGTTGTGTGCAGGACAAGAAATTGTATCTGGTATACAGTATGTGAGATTTATTGTGAAGATTAGGGAGGAGTAGAACCAGTTTGTTACCCCTGTCATTTGTTGTGCTTTGGGTGAGATGTTGAAGAGAGGGCCTGGGGAAGTCTGATGTTGGGAAATGTTGGCAGCATGTTGTGTGCAGAAATAATTTCCTGACTCGGATGGGTTTTGGTGTGGACTCTAGATTGCAATGTGAACATTTCCCACACCGTCAAAGTCATGTCTGAGGTTAAGATGGGTGTCAAGAGTTCCCACTGTTTTCAGCTGTGCTTGCTTTATTGTGCATTGGAAAGGTTTCGTTAGTAGAAGTCCTGCAATCCCCTGCATGGGATCCGCTACCAGGAGAGCTGCTGTTCATGTGTTTGACCACCATTATAGATCAACAAACTACTGGCAACTCGCTGCAGCTGTCTGACCAGCAGAGTTGTATTCAGTTAGTTCCTgcaatccagttttttttttttttttgtttttttttttttaaatgggaggAAAAACCTTTAGTCAGCTTTGTTACTGATGTGAATGCCCTTTAATTCTTGTTCTGAATCTCCAATTAGAAGATGGAAACATTTCCATAGTTAGTGTTTTGTTCTGACTCCTAAATGCGATTTGAGTTGTTTGCCAACACCTACTTGCAGGATATCGTGAGGTTTTCTTGCCCTTCATTTGGGATGTGTGTAAAAGTGGAATTGCACACCTATAAAAGTAGTATAAATTGTTACATTGGGTATTgatttaaaactgtttattagACTGTAAAACCATCTGCATTGTAAAGAATGTAAGGGCAATGGCATGTACAGTCCTCTCCTGACTATGACAATGACCCCCCCTTTCGTTCCATAAACTAAGTCAGTCATCCTGCCTGGTATGGTATGTAGAgcataaatgtatacatttgaaCTGCTTGGGAATGGTAATCGGAACAGTTGAAACACGTTGACACAGTCTGGTGACAAAAAGGCTCAAGATCACTTCTGTCGAGGTTCTGTGACAATGTATGAAGGTAGAGACGTTAAGACTGACCATAACGAAGTGGAGATggacaaagaagaaaatatatactgtGAATGTCCTGTTGCTCctaaattttgttttgaagaaGGGAAGGAAGTTCTTGAGAAGAGAATTATTTTTTGTGGTAATTACAACCAGTAGAGTAAATTGGGTGTTTGACAGTTCCAAGAAAGCCAATTTTGTGCCATTTTAATCACACAGAATGTTTGCAGTGGTGTTGAACTATGGAGATTGTCACAGACCTGTCCTCCCTTCCattgtacatatataaataGGTTAACATTCAGCTTACATTTATAAGAATCTGCTTGCTCAGTGTGTCTGCGCTTGTATGAGGCCAAGAGTACACCCAAGAGTTGTCCATGATAAGTTGTCTTGGAAAATCAAGAGGCAGTGTACATTGTTACAttctttaatttgtgttttaatttatatatttcagtaatattttcatgttttgtgtgAGGTGcttcatacaaataaaaaaaaaaatcctatattTAAAATAGAGCATCAGTACAAAAGTGGTAAGTCGCCAGACCTTACCGAGTAATGCTATTAAAATACTTGGGTCACCAACAAACTGCCACTGGTTTTTAGATTTTCCTGGTGGAATAATATGACAAAAGCTGGAAAATTGGTATCTATTATATAGgttataatattatatacatacagttaGTGTGTTTGGTAAGTCCCCATGAATCTGATGTATTGGAAAAAACTATAAATCACACTGACATAGAATTaaagtaaatatgaaatgttatGATAGCTTTGGAAGATGATTAGTCCTCTTCAGCTGCTATTAATACAATTATAGATCTAAAAGAgatcattttagtttttttccattgttttatgttttgtattgtGGTATTTACAGTTGTTTTCGCCATAGCCAAAGTATTCAGAACTAAATTGGCCTGTGAAACACAGCCTGAAGGGGCCACACTGGAACGTATTGGATAGAgcactttatttttacagtgtctaAAACTTAACCTGTATAAACCTCCATTTGTCCTGCAGTACAGAGATGTTTGAAATGCAACAAAACACCACCCTTACTTTTTGCCTTACCACTTTGCAATGAGTTTTCCccatattaaattattttaattttgaccAAGAGAGATTGTCCTTTTCAGTGTGGGTATTTCTACATAATGGGTAGATTGTTACATTAATTGTCAGTATAAATCAAGAAGATGTattgtctaaaaaaaatgaataaagatgttGCATAATCTGTTTCACtagacatttttgaaaacttcTGGATTTTCTTTTACCTCAAAAGACTTCAGAGATATAATTGCCTTCATTTACTTGTACTAGAAAACTCTGGACTAGGCTGCTTGAACAATAATCTcttatgttcttcctgtgtatTATGCGgattataaaattataattaagaaTTAACTGTCAATCTAGTTAGACCAGGTTTAGAGAAGGTGTTGTTACCTGTATggtttaatgaataaaatatatcattcttaaaaatgttagtaacagtaaaaatatgtatgttcACCAGTTCTAGTTGTAGATGGAGCTAATcaatttattttcctgtttagTTTTGCCCTGAGTTGCAGCACTTTCAGCACAAAGAAATTGAGTTTTAGTCATGGGTTGTAACttttttatctttcattttacaggaaaaaaatctacatttaaagaaatggaaatgcaaaagtATTTGTAGTTTTGTTTCCTTGCAGTTACTCAAAGGCCAACTATTATTTCTTAAACACCAGAAAACAAGTGTGTCTTGTCAGTGTTAAACAAAATCAAGATTAATATGTTATCAGTTCCTCAGCTCTAAAACATGAGAATGTTTGTCTGGTACTTAAATCctgaaattagattttttttcaaatttattagttacaaaatacaattcCTCTGCTTTTAGGTTTCGATGAACATACATCAGTGTGTTTGATTTCCTCTCTGAATCTCCTCGGTAACTTTATTCATCAGTCCTGTACTAAGACCAGGAGTGTGGAGGAGAGTACAACTTTCCCATTCAGGGCCCTTACtctgaaataatgtaataatgtactTTCTCCATGTTTAGAGAAGCTTCCCACATAATTCTTTTAAGAGAATTTGGACTTGTAAACAAAAGTAATTTAGCATAAAATCAGcacaatttatttaatgtttatgataatggattttttttaatgcttcctTTGATATTAGTTCTGAACCTGGGCTGCACATCTATACAGTATCCACCTTTGCCAGGAAATGTGCAACTCAGAAATTTTGTCTCTATAATCTGTAATCCCTTAAGTGGAAAACTTCTAAAGATTTAAAATTCTAAAAGCTGAACAGGCAAAGGAAACCTGAAGTGATAAAAtggaattctcttgaaaggcagtaTCATTACAAATGGCgaaatgcacagtttttttgATACTTAACATGTACAAGAAAGCAGTAAAAGAGCCACAGAATGCATCTATTATTTGTCTGCTTGTGCAATGCAGTGAcatagtggtccagagtctatccaggaaACATCAGGCACAAGGTAGGGTGTACCTTTGATAGACACTGCATCACCACGATTACATACATACGCTAATCAACCAGTcaaccagttcacctaaaaaacatctggactgtggtaggaaaccagagcacccaggtgAACACAAAACATGCGAACtacacaaagacaaaactgaatttcagcCCATGTTTGAACCCACTCCAGTGAAAGTGATTCACCTACTGCATTGCTGTGGCCCTGAAGAATAGAGAAGAACAAAGTaatggaatataaaaataaaagcgaAGGAATTGATGAGGGAAAGGGACACATAAAGGGAGGGGGCATATTTGTACAGTAATTATGGACATAAAGGTCTTAAGGCTGGATTGAAATgtgtccagagcagttctgatatCCTGGATCTGCTGTTGAACCAGCTCTGTGTGTTTGAAAAGACACGGCGggggttttgtttgttttgtgggaaaaatgagTCTCCTGTGACTCACGgcctgttatttatttttccaattcAGATTAAGGCTAATGAATTATTTTACTGAGATCTCACTTTATGAGCAGATCTGTGGGGGCTGACAAAGACAAAGACCTTGAATAGACATGTTTCTGGGCCAAGCAGACAGTGCTGTCACTTTTCCTATTAAAGGGGGCAACTTTTTTGCTGCTTATAACATGGACATGTTTAGGTTTTGTTATCATACCATTGCTTACTTCATGTGTGTTTCTCTACATTGGCTATCTCTTCTGCGCCTTTGCCCAGGAAAATTATGCATGAGAACTTGATTCTTTCCGCTCTCCTCAGCTTCCTACCTAGAGAATCAGATCTCAGGTTGGAGGAACCCACCTTTATTGTATCCACTCTGACCCACTTTGTTCTGCATCCAGTAGCTGGACTGCTGCCCACACTTAGCCAGTGCCCAGGCATGATTTTCTGGGACCAGAGACTTGTGGTCATACTCTTCATATGCAACATATTAAGTAGTTTGTGGTGAGCTGCTTTTCTACACGAGTTTTGTTTCACCACCTTGTAATAATTTTCAGTGTTGCTCGTACTGAAAATTTCAggggtgccacaaagcagttCAGGTGTAGATTtggatccagctcagtctgcgtgaggttttcatgttctccctgtgtctgtgtgggtttcttccaggtgctctggtttcctccttcATTCCAATATTCCAATATAATGCTACattgcccttggtgtgtgaATTATTGAGTGAgtgcgagagtgtgtgtggctaccatgTGAtagactagcgtcctgtccagggtgtaccctcctcagccctgcacccagtgatttcaggataggctctggaccactgtcgACCCTGACCAGGGAAAgcggttgatgaaaatggattcAAAGAAGGATGAAAATGTgggcttttctgtttttttaagtcTGTTGAAAACATTCCATAAAGCTATTAGTGTCAACATGTTTCTTGTTTCCAAAAGTACTGTGGTTGATTGGGTAAATTGTTGATTTGACTGAATACTGTGTTTCAGAGATGCCTGAATATACCTTCATTACTGGAGCTTGACCTTTCTTCTACTTCTTACAGCCCTACAGAGACATTTAAGCATGGTAAAAATCAGGAAAAACACAGTAGCAAAGACACCCAAGAGAAATGCCATCACGTCAACACTGTGGTAAGCATACCAGGGCATTTTATATGACTCTGTGCGAAGGTGCGAAGCACCTTTGCGTCTTATGACAAACTCTAACCAAAAGATTGCATTGTCCATGGGTTTAAGAGGCTGGTCATGGTGCAGCTGGGACAGTCTATGCATATTGGACCTATAGGACTGCTTTTCATCCATGATATCTTGTAGACTCTTTGTCAGAGATTCCACCTCTAGATTTGTCACATCCAGAACTTTGGCTGCTCCTCTTTCTTCAAGGCGGACCATGTTGTCAAACTGGTCAAAGATGAGTGGCAGCCCAAGGACGGGGATGCCATGGTAGATGGCCTCGTAGATGCCATTTGTGCCCCCATGTGTGACAAAAGCACGAGTTTTGGGGTGGCCCAATAGGTCGTTCTGGGGCAGCCAGTCCACCACCATTGTGTTGTTGCCAAGAGTGGAGGGTCTCGGTCCTAGATGCCTCCATATTACTTTCTGGGGAAGTCGGGCAAAGGCAGATGCAATAACCTCTGATATTTCAGGCAGGAGGCTTCCAAGCAGAGTCCCTAAAGACATGATTACCACACCATGCTCTCCAGAACTCTGCACAAACTCCTCGAGCTCTGGAGACAAAGGATTCGCCGATCGACACTGAAAGCCACCTATATACACCACATTGGGCATCGTGGGCCGGGGAAACTCAAAAACAAAGTCCACCCGCATTAGCCACAAATCAGCCCCCTGCATAAGagaataaatatttgtaggGGAGCCAAGAAACTGGTCGCAAACACTTTGGTAATAAGGTCTTGTGATGACATGGTCAATATAAAGTCCTATTCCATAGTGTAGGAAGTTCTTCAGTTTATTCAATAGGGTCATTTGGTCAGAGACCAATGAACCAATGGTTGGGATGTAGGACAGAGGGGAGGGTGCAATAGCAAAGTGCGCCTCTCCGTTAGTGATCCAACGGGCATTGAACACCATAGGTAAACCCAGATAACTTCCCAGTATCACACCTCCTCCAAAGCCTGGATCAGTTAACATCAAGTCATATTGTTCTATCTTTAGCTTCTGCACAAGCTTCCTATCTTCTAGAATTGTCCGGACCATCTCGGCACTGCCTCGATGGGCCTCAGACAGCATGGAAACAACTTCTTTCTGCAAGGCAATGAAAGCCAGAACAGACCTGCCTTTCTGAGAAATCTCAAGGTTCCTTCTGAGAAAAGATGCCATATAGCCCGGGTCCTCCACGCTGCTTCTCTCCAGGAGGGGAACAGTAATGGAGCTGTAGTGGGGTGCCTCTTCTGCTATGTACCAGCTGGTTGAGGAGCGAATGACGGTGATGATGTGTCCTCGCTGGTGGAGCTTCCCAAGGAGCACATTCATATTGAGCCAGTGACTGCCATCCACTGGATACACCAGGATCTTCCCAGCCTGGGACTCGGTGCAAAAGCCCCCCAGTAGGTAGATGAGGGACAATGTAAGGACTGGACCCGGCACCATTAGTTGTCTGAGGAGGGCAAGAAGTATTTACAAAATTGCAGTGAAGCACCTCAAATTTAtcaaaacccgtaggcttctgcggttggtgtcaactgactggaagttttgtacttctgtccCACACGACGCAGtgtaatccagaagtacaaaactcccagtcagctGTCACCTCGAATTTGTTGGATTGTTAACATTCATTGCTCTTTATGTCTTTTTGTAGTTTCTGTAGTACTGGATCTTTGACAGGGACCCCTATCACCAGGCCTATATTTAATGTTGAAGGAAAATTTCCTCCTCATGAgcagattttcatttttgtgggAGGCAGAAGTCTAGTGCACACCCCAGCTACACATACAATCAATTTTGGCATTATTTTCATAGCTGAGGATAAAAGGATGGCCATAACTTTAGAAACCTGAAAAATCCACAATTGGAGCAGTAGGATATAGAGAATTTAGGTTTTCTGTTTCTTGAGGTTGAAAAGGTTTGAGGAAGCTGTGGTGGTTAgtaaaaaacagagagaaacataATCCAGTCTTTGGAATCCGAATCAGAGTTACTGTTTCACAAATAACCATTTTCTGCCCCAAACAGGGAATTATCTAACGTTAAAGTAACGTGTTTTATGAACACTTATGAATCACAAGGCAAAAAAGTTGTACATGCAAAGTTATTGTAATTTTCTTGGATTTTTATTGCTTGGTATTACGTAcgtttttcataattattttaactGTCCTTGCCACCATCCCATCAGACACATAGAATAGACGCAAAATATGAaattcacacagaaacactgtaCCTGGTATTGGAAGCGCTCACTGTTCGGTAACCGATGGCTTTTTTGGTGGTTCCAGAAAGTGGAGTTCAGTCCAGATGTGAAGTCTTATCCCTGTTGGCTCACGTTGTGTCTCACACTAGGATCACCCTCTGAAAGTTTATTCATTCCCTGCGACTGAAGGAAAGTGTTTACTTTGAGCTACACAAGGTGGGGGAATGAACTTTGAACAATTTTATCTCCTCCTCTAAAATTATGGcagagaggaggagcaggaattTAATCTGAGTCATATGCTGTGCAGCACAAAGCCTGCTAACAAAACCATCTTACATTTGTGCTTTATTCTCCGAGCCCTTAAGGAGATTTGTGCAGCAACAAAAACAGTTTGGACAAGCTGATCGGGAATATGTGAGAGTTCAGCGCAAAATTCTGCAAAGGGGCATATTTCCCATccaaaactacattttaacCCCCCCTTTGCATGTTTTAGCAAaaaatttcagatttaaaaatgacttCA
The window above is part of the Scleropages formosus chromosome 19, fSclFor1.1, whole genome shotgun sequence genome. Proteins encoded here:
- the LOC108939078 gene encoding UDP-glucuronosyltransferase 2A1; translated protein: MVPGPVLTLSLIYLLGGFCTESQAGKILVYPVDGSHWLNMNVLLGKLHQRGHIITVIRSSTSWYIAEEAPHYSSITVPLLERSSVEDPGYMASFLRRNLEISQKGRSVLAFIALQKEVVSMLSEAHRGSAEMVRTILEDRKLVQKLKIEQYDLMLTDPGFGGGVILGSYLGLPMVFNARWITNGEAHFAIAPSPLSYIPTIGSLVSDQMTLLNKLKNFLHYGIGLYIDHVITRPYYQSVCDQFLGSPTNIYSLMQGADLWLMRVDFVFEFPRPTMPNVVYIGGFQCRSANPLSPELEEFVQSSGEHGVVIMSLGTLLGSLLPEISEVIASAFARLPQKVIWRHLGPRPSTLGNNTMVVDWLPQNDLLGHPKTRAFVTHGGTNGIYEAIYHGIPVLGLPLIFDQFDNMVRLEERGAAKVLDVTNLEVESLTKSLQDIMDEKQSYRSNMHRLSQLHHDQPLKPMDNAIFWLEFVIRRKGASHLRTESYKMPWYAYHSVDVMAFLLGVFATVFFLIFTMLKCLCRAVRSRRKVKLQ